TGGGAGTTCCTTTTATATGCATAAGAACAACCGGAGCTTCATACTCCGCTAAGACTTTAGCCATTTTAGGATCATGGCCGAAGGAGGAGATATCATTTACAATATCAACTCCAGACTCAAGAGCCTCTCTTGCAACTTCTGACTTGCGCGTATCAATCGATATAGGTACTTTGACCCTTTTGCGAACTTTTTTTATTACCGGAATAACCCTCTTAAGCTCCTCATCTACCCTAACATTGCTAGATCCAGGCCTTGAAGATTCACCGCCTATATCAATAATATCAGCTCCTTGATCTACTAACCTATATACCTGATCAATAGCGCTCTTGGAATCTAAGTACCTACCTCCATCGCTGAAAGAATCAGGAGTAATATTAACAATACCCATAATACGGGTTCTATTACCAAAAGACATCTTGCTATTACCTAAGTCCAGACTAGATACCTTGCTATTAAATCTACTTAAAGACTCTTTGATTTTATCTGAAACCTCAGATAGCCCCCAAGGCTGAAGTCTTAGCTTCTTTATCAACTCCTGGTACTGCTTCTCCGTGCCCATAATGATACAGTCTGTCTTCTTCCTGCTTCCATCGATAGAACCCTTGCTTACTGCAGCATCTCCGCCATTAGACAACATCTGCTGCTTTATCACATTTGCAGAGACCGAAGCAATGCTATCTATCTTAACGATGTAAAAACTCCCCTTAGGAAGCATGATCTTAGAACCGTAAGTATCTACATTAAGCCTGGCAAACTCACTCTTGAGTTCATTAAAACTTAAATCAAGAACTCTTATCTTGCTCATCTTTCTTTTTATCTTTGATACCCAGAAGTTTTCTTATACTATCCCCCTCCAAAGTCTCCTTATCAAGAAGAGTATTGGCTAAGAGATATAACTTTTCACGGTTCTTTTCAAGCAGCTGCTTTGAGATATGATAACATTGATCTATTATGGTCTTTATCTCTTTATCAATATCCTCGGCTGTCTTCTCGCTGTAATGCTTCTCTGTAACGAGATCTCTGCCTAAAAAGACAGGCCCTGAATGCTTATC
The genomic region above belongs to Candidatus Kaelpia aquatica and contains:
- the folP gene encoding dihydropteroate synthase; this translates as MSKIRVLDLSFNELKSEFARLNVDTYGSKIMLPKGSFYIVKIDSIASVSANVIKQQMLSNGGDAAVSKGSIDGSRKKTDCIIMGTEKQYQELIKKLRLQPWGLSEVSDKIKESLSRFNSKVSSLDLGNSKMSFGNRTRIMGIVNITPDSFSDGGRYLDSKSAIDQVYRLVDQGADIIDIGGESSRPGSSNVRVDEELKRVIPVIKKVRKRVKVPISIDTRKSEVAREALESGVDIVNDISSFGHDPKMAKVLAEYEAPVVLMHIKGTPKTMQRAPEYRNVISDIYEYFEKKISLAVARGIRRDKIIIDPGIGFGKRVEDNIEIVKRLREFKSLGRPIMIGLSRKSFIGDILKKSIDGRLYGSLGSYACAIINGADILRVHDVSETRDLVRVIDRIRR